In Leptospira bourretii, a genomic segment contains:
- the dapB gene encoding 4-hydroxy-tetrahydrodipicolinate reductase — translation MSKIKVGVIGAGGRMGKAIIQVLSLSKKSELSAAVVREGAVYAGFDSGNHAGIKETGILLSTDLQKACESSDVLIDFSTHTGFESILNTTLANKKPLVIGTTGLTDSDKALIQSAATSIPIVFSPNMSVGVNLLFKLTEIAAKVLEEDFDVEVLDIHHRHKKDAPSGTAMYLKEVLLNATKRSEENVIYGRHGMYSERDQKEIAMHTMRAGEVVGEHTVYFLSPEERIEITHKAQDRKTFATGAVKAAEFLHGKSKGLYNMFDVLGI, via the coding sequence TTGTCTAAAATCAAAGTTGGTGTCATCGGTGCTGGGGGAAGGATGGGAAAGGCCATCATCCAAGTGCTTTCCCTTTCCAAGAAATCAGAGTTAAGTGCTGCGGTCGTGAGAGAAGGTGCTGTGTATGCTGGATTTGATTCGGGTAACCATGCAGGAATCAAAGAAACTGGAATTTTACTTTCGACCGACTTACAAAAAGCATGTGAGTCGTCGGATGTCCTGATTGATTTTAGTACACATACCGGATTTGAATCTATTTTAAATACGACCTTAGCCAATAAAAAACCTTTGGTGATTGGAACTACTGGACTTACTGATTCGGATAAAGCTCTCATCCAGTCGGCAGCAACTTCAATTCCCATTGTGTTTTCACCAAACATGTCTGTGGGGGTGAATCTTTTATTTAAGTTAACAGAGATCGCAGCGAAAGTGTTAGAGGAAGATTTTGATGTCGAAGTTCTAGACATTCATCACCGACACAAAAAAGATGCTCCTTCTGGAACGGCAATGTATTTGAAAGAAGTCTTACTGAATGCCACCAAACGTTCTGAAGAAAATGTCATTTATGGTCGTCATGGAATGTATTCAGAAAGAGACCAAAAAGAAATTGCTATGCATACGATGCGAGCAGGTGAAGTGGTTGGCGAACATACTGTATATTTTTTAAGTCCAGAAGAACGAATTGAAATCACCCACAAGGCACAAGACCGCAAAACATTCGCTACTGGTGCGGTAAAAGCAGCGGAGTTTTTACACGGAAAATCCAAAGGCCTTTATAATATGTTTGATGTGTTAGGAATATAA
- a CDS encoding alpha/beta fold hydrolase: MVDLNFPKKNATEWLAAGKFFEYKKFQIFFIQEGRGQNLILLHGFPTSSWDYSKIFNGLSRYFNTIAIDFLGFGYSSKPKKHKYTLIEQTDIIENFIEKNALRRVKFVFHDYAVSVGQEILARHLERSDRKYEIDGAVFMNGGLFPHLHRPTFKQKLLATPILGAFLSRFYDEKKFGVAFAQVFGKNTKPNDKEISVLWKLITYPNKVLIPHKLLKYIQERRVHGERWKNALLQTEVPLLFINGGEDPVSGRHLADEIEKLPIKNKKLIRWDSIGHYPQWENPEESFKEIYEFLK; the protein is encoded by the coding sequence ATGGTTGATCTAAACTTTCCAAAAAAGAACGCTACTGAATGGTTAGCGGCTGGTAAATTTTTCGAATATAAGAAGTTTCAAATCTTCTTTATCCAAGAAGGAAGAGGACAAAACTTAATTCTACTTCACGGATTCCCCACTTCTTCTTGGGACTATTCCAAAATCTTCAATGGACTTTCGCGTTACTTCAATACAATCGCAATTGATTTTTTAGGATTCGGATATTCATCCAAACCAAAAAAACATAAATATACATTAATCGAACAAACAGATATTATAGAGAACTTTATTGAAAAGAATGCACTGAGAAGAGTGAAATTTGTTTTTCATGATTATGCAGTCAGTGTGGGCCAAGAAATATTAGCAAGGCACTTAGAAAGAAGTGATCGTAAGTATGAAATAGATGGTGCTGTATTTATGAATGGAGGACTTTTCCCTCACCTCCACAGACCAACATTCAAACAAAAACTGCTCGCCACACCCATATTAGGTGCTTTTCTTTCAAGGTTTTATGATGAAAAAAAATTTGGAGTGGCATTCGCACAAGTATTTGGAAAAAATACAAAGCCTAACGATAAAGAAATTTCTGTTCTTTGGAAACTTATCACTTATCCAAACAAGGTTTTAATTCCACATAAACTTTTGAAATACATTCAAGAAAGAAGGGTCCACGGGGAACGATGGAAAAATGCCCTTCTCCAAACAGAAGTTCCTCTTCTTTTTATCAATGGAGGAGAAGATCCAGTGAGTGGTCGTCACCTAGCTGACGAAATTGAAAAACTCCCAATCAAAAATAAAAAACTCATTCGTTGGGATTCGATTGGCCATTACCCGCAATGGGAAAATCCAGAAGAAAGTTTTAAAGAGATTTATGAATTTTTAAAATAA
- a CDS encoding sugar phosphotransferase, with protein sequence MVYFFPPMFAILAILSLILHSFYVYSRFGVKDVPNERSLHNVVTKKSGGMFFIPVFLLTSLFLLFCPDGGFLLSPKENLSKTFGIYLLLAGTFVFCILGFIDDLYHLSPKLRLFLELSVVAVFLIWTNPEVTYFGMMTIPKPVQVIVLTIFIVFAVNLVNFMDGMDWYLVTTLSLSFFSLVTIAPQFYGIGNPGYHFYTILFVSMFGFIFYNFPRAKLFMGDSGSLALGFFVMTLPLFIGKWGNPNSPVWDVTDYFYLFPYFWLDGVFILIKRFFQKKHLFSAHREHLYQRITETKLGKIGSLCIFSILNLSVVCIHFVLKTYLVPNIIILFIVFLYTVVSYGILWFFVPRKNLA encoded by the coding sequence ATGGTCTATTTTTTCCCTCCAATGTTTGCCATTCTTGCGATTCTTAGCCTCATTTTGCATTCATTTTATGTCTATTCCCGCTTTGGGGTCAAAGATGTGCCAAACGAACGTAGCCTCCACAACGTGGTCACAAAAAAATCGGGTGGGATGTTTTTTATTCCCGTTTTCCTTCTCACATCCCTCTTTCTCCTTTTTTGCCCCGATGGGGGATTTTTACTTTCCCCAAAAGAGAACTTATCGAAAACATTCGGCATCTATCTTTTGTTAGCTGGTACATTTGTCTTTTGTATTTTAGGATTCATTGATGATTTGTATCATCTCAGTCCCAAACTTCGTTTATTTCTAGAATTGAGTGTGGTGGCAGTATTTTTGATTTGGACAAACCCAGAGGTCACTTATTTCGGAATGATGACGATTCCCAAACCAGTGCAAGTGATCGTTCTTACCATCTTTATAGTTTTTGCAGTGAATCTCGTAAACTTTATGGATGGAATGGACTGGTATTTAGTCACCACCCTCTCTTTGTCCTTTTTTTCTTTAGTAACAATCGCCCCTCAGTTTTATGGAATCGGAAATCCTGGTTATCATTTTTATACAATTTTGTTTGTTTCTATGTTTGGATTTATCTTCTATAATTTTCCAAGAGCCAAACTATTTATGGGAGATAGTGGATCGTTGGCCTTAGGTTTTTTTGTAATGACCTTACCTTTGTTTATTGGGAAGTGGGGAAACCCAAATTCACCAGTTTGGGATGTCACTGATTATTTTTATTTGTTTCCCTACTTTTGGTTGGATGGGGTTTTTATTCTAATCAAACGATTTTTCCAAAAGAAACATTTGTTCTCTGCGCATAGAGAACATCTCTACCAAAGGATCACAGAAACTAAGTTAGGAAAAATTGGATCTCTCTGTATTTTTTCCATTTTAAATCTTTCGGTTGTTTGTATCCATTTTGTCTTAAAAACCTATTTGGTTCCAAACATCATTATCCTTTTCATCGTTTTTTTATATACTGTCGTTAGTTATGGAATCCTTTGGTTTTTTGTTCCTAGAAAAAACCTTGCATAA
- a CDS encoding DUF368 domain-containing protein: MPLSKKEILFCLLNGFLIGIANLIPGVSGGTFALILGLYDRLITAITSLNLDTIKASLALVFGFWKEDVRKRFALEMKRIDFWFLVFLGIGLLLSVISGAKLIQFLLQNYPQATLALFIGLIFPSLVVPYKLIEKHSFFVWLFLIPGILLTIVPSFFMGDTTGSENPLIAFLTGAIAISAMILPGISGSYIMLVLGEYQIVIGKLSTILEPSSIVFLGAFGIGCLLGLLIFTHFVKWLFVKYKSHTMTFLLGLILGSFFILWPFKDYAHGQAIVGRSGEVKRDIQIATAKNVLPNDFGETQIPLAALVFGLVLGFGLNKLESLQEKK; encoded by the coding sequence ATGCCTCTATCGAAAAAAGAAATTTTATTCTGCCTTCTCAATGGCTTTCTCATCGGGATTGCCAACCTCATTCCTGGTGTTTCCGGAGGGACTTTTGCACTCATCCTCGGGCTTTATGATAGGCTCATCACAGCCATCACTTCTCTAAACTTAGACACCATCAAAGCATCGTTAGCTTTGGTATTCGGGTTCTGGAAAGAAGATGTAAGAAAACGTTTTGCTTTGGAAATGAAACGGATTGATTTTTGGTTCCTTGTGTTTTTGGGGATTGGTTTATTGTTATCAGTAATCTCTGGTGCCAAACTCATTCAGTTTTTATTACAAAACTACCCGCAAGCAACACTTGCACTTTTCATTGGACTGATTTTTCCTTCTTTAGTGGTTCCATACAAACTGATTGAAAAACATAGTTTTTTTGTTTGGTTATTTCTCATTCCAGGTATCCTTCTCACCATTGTCCCAAGTTTTTTTATGGGAGATACAACGGGTTCCGAAAATCCTTTAATTGCTTTTCTGACTGGAGCCATTGCCATCTCTGCGATGATTTTACCAGGAATCTCTGGATCATATATCATGCTCGTGTTAGGTGAATATCAGATTGTAATTGGAAAACTTTCTACCATTCTCGAACCAAGTTCGATTGTTTTCCTGGGAGCCTTTGGAATTGGATGTTTACTCGGGCTTTTGATTTTTACTCATTTTGTAAAATGGTTATTTGTAAAATACAAATCCCATACAATGACCTTTTTACTGGGACTCATCCTCGGATCTTTCTTTATCCTTTGGCCTTTCAAAGACTATGCACATGGTCAGGCAATTGTGGGTAGATCAGGTGAAGTGAAACGAGACATTCAGATTGCCACAGCAAAGAATGTATTACCTAATGATTTTGGTGAAACCCAAATCCCACTCGCAGCCCTAGTGTTTGGACTCGTCCTTGGATTTGGTCTGAACAAATTGGAATCATTACAAGAAAAGAAGTAA
- a CDS encoding sodium:proton antiporter gives MLKKLLTMIVFLVCLSVTTAGLFAEDPTPVQAQTTTQEETGHSSHGESVHQELPYWSVLPFVAILLSIAILPVASHKTSHWWEDNNNKLILAVGLGAISFVVLLIYGYSHNIVHTVFFDYIPFIILLGSLFYISGGIVIKGDIHATPLNNTLYLLIGAGLASFIGTTGASMLLIRPLLKTNSERKHVVHTVVFFIFLVSNIGGSLTPLGDPPLFLGYLKGVPFTWTFKLLPEMLFALGILLVVYFIWDTLAYKKETKKDLKRDDKLATPFSIGGQVNFIWLLGVILAVAFLNSNYIPEINNTPTLGFIREAVLIVLIGLSKFTSKEADRKFNNFTLHPIQEVAYLFIGIFITMIPALVLLEAHGKELGITENWQFFWATGAFSSVLDNAPTYLTFGSLASGLLTPAGAANPLTLGQFIGNVQAEEILKAISVGAVFMGANTYIGNAPNFMVKSVAEENKVKMPSFGGYLAYSMGILVPVFILITFVFFV, from the coding sequence ATGTTGAAGAAGCTTCTCACAATGATAGTATTCCTAGTTTGTTTGTCTGTGACAACAGCAGGTTTATTTGCTGAGGACCCAACTCCGGTTCAAGCGCAGACAACCACTCAGGAAGAAACAGGACATTCGTCACACGGCGAATCAGTACATCAGGAACTACCGTATTGGTCGGTTTTACCTTTTGTTGCTATATTACTTTCCATCGCAATCTTGCCGGTTGCCTCTCACAAAACTTCTCATTGGTGGGAAGACAATAATAACAAATTGATCCTTGCTGTGGGACTGGGAGCCATTTCTTTTGTGGTTCTTCTCATTTATGGTTACAGCCATAATATTGTGCACACGGTTTTCTTTGATTATATCCCTTTTATCATTTTACTCGGATCTTTGTTTTATATTTCCGGTGGGATTGTGATCAAAGGTGATATTCATGCAACACCACTCAATAACACATTGTACTTGTTAATTGGTGCGGGCCTTGCTTCCTTTATTGGAACCACTGGGGCATCCATGTTACTCATTCGTCCTTTGTTGAAAACAAATAGCGAAAGAAAACATGTGGTTCATACCGTTGTGTTTTTTATCTTCCTTGTTTCTAACATTGGTGGATCTTTAACACCACTCGGTGATCCTCCACTTTTCCTTGGGTATTTGAAAGGAGTTCCTTTTACATGGACATTCAAACTATTACCTGAGATGTTATTTGCTTTGGGAATTTTACTTGTTGTGTATTTCATTTGGGACACTCTCGCTTACAAAAAAGAAACCAAAAAGGATCTCAAAAGAGACGATAAACTCGCCACTCCTTTTTCTATTGGTGGGCAAGTAAACTTTATCTGGTTACTTGGTGTGATTTTGGCTGTTGCTTTTTTAAACAGTAACTATATTCCTGAAATCAACAACACTCCAACTCTTGGATTTATCCGAGAGGCAGTTTTAATTGTTCTTATTGGACTTTCTAAGTTTACTTCTAAAGAAGCAGATCGTAAGTTCAATAACTTTACCCTTCATCCAATCCAAGAAGTGGCCTATCTTTTCATCGGGATTTTTATTACGATGATTCCTGCTCTTGTGTTATTGGAAGCACATGGTAAGGAATTGGGAATCACTGAGAACTGGCAGTTTTTCTGGGCAACAGGGGCTTTCTCTTCTGTCTTAGACAATGCGCCAACTTACCTCACCTTTGGTTCGTTAGCTTCTGGTCTTCTCACTCCAGCGGGTGCAGCAAACCCTCTCACTCTGGGTCAGTTCATTGGAAATGTCCAAGCGGAAGAAATTTTAAAAGCCATTTCAGTTGGTGCTGTGTTTATGGGTGCGAATACTTATATTGGTAACGCTCCTAACTTTATGGTGAAATCCGTTGCTGAAGAAAACAAAGTAAAGATGCCATCCTTTGGCGGATACCTAGCATATTCTATGGGAATTTTAGTTCCTGTGTTTATCCTAATTACTTTTGTGTTTTTTGTTTAA
- a CDS encoding adenylate/guanylate cyclase domain-containing protein, whose protein sequence is MESYPLIYFVKPEGNLSDWEYFWHQIPYGAPGILTFFVGLFLSYFAFQKFRKSDVDNKIFHLNLTISFISFGSVGLVLTTRAWIQDVNTLVFWNDLLYFLVAPLAPTAFYLAYHMTGKQSKLLLYYSYLCWFASFVLYFGVLIGKGFETTVFEFTFGKYPRGSSFVRPWGILAPLGYFLLILPSFIKHYQYIRKHYHLTLFHGVNLLFLLTTMNAPSILGFKVYPGGFFLFIPMLLVAYGVFRSDFFDVNELLFQKNGMFYFLFALLSFVLIFISFGVSFGLSPDAYESAKWYPWGIPPVVSVFGAVFLSIIVAGANPSARINQLCAFALILTGFYVIQSVPLKLNISYVVQLRISQMTFVAFSFAPSIMVRLVFEAIGQKSPRWVQGIDLLCVSAAILAPSPYLFVGYFDYPWSRVHHGGPAELLVGINGAIALVLVLITFLRNKGYINFASKWIIGSFLLSAVLLLAALLPSHGFPIYPLADFQFIPAFLLGYAVLRHGALSLEGRTIQLSQRLANLGLITMAIAAILYFPMIREQYGVGESAFHLTMIVIPLVLFNYLVVYIMSRPLAEELDISYFLLDLEKQKADEEREKALIAQDKAEEAREESEKLLLNILPYKVAQELKQKGSVTPSRIENVTVLFTDFKGFTKVAEGMDEQSLIEELDACFTQFDEIILRNNLEKLKTIGDSYMCAGGLPVETRTSAIDACLAALEVQSFMNQLKEIKTTLNLPFWELRLGIHTGPVVAGVVGRFKFAYDIWGDTVNTASRMESGGETGKINVSKETYELVKYFFVTEYRGKIHGKNKGDLDMYFVHRLRPRYSQDPDGKAPNQYFREVYSRITHGANIRWKKES, encoded by the coding sequence ATGGAATCATACCCTCTCATCTATTTTGTAAAACCGGAAGGTAATCTTTCGGATTGGGAATATTTTTGGCATCAGATTCCCTATGGAGCACCGGGCATCCTTACATTTTTTGTAGGGTTATTTCTTAGTTATTTTGCCTTTCAAAAGTTTCGTAAATCAGATGTTGATAATAAAATTTTTCATTTAAACCTTACCATTTCATTTATTAGTTTTGGATCGGTGGGGCTTGTTCTCACAACTAGAGCTTGGATTCAAGATGTAAATACTTTAGTTTTTTGGAATGATCTACTTTATTTTTTAGTCGCTCCACTCGCACCAACGGCTTTTTATTTGGCCTACCATATGACTGGCAAACAAAGTAAACTCCTGTTATATTATTCTTATCTTTGTTGGTTCGCAAGTTTCGTATTATACTTTGGAGTTTTGATTGGGAAAGGATTTGAAACCACGGTTTTCGAATTCACTTTTGGTAAGTATCCGAGAGGAAGTTCTTTTGTTCGGCCTTGGGGAATTTTGGCACCACTAGGTTATTTCTTATTAATTTTACCATCTTTTATCAAACACTACCAATACATTCGTAAACATTATCACCTAACCTTATTTCATGGTGTGAATTTACTTTTTTTACTCACAACCATGAATGCTCCGAGTATTCTTGGGTTCAAAGTGTATCCAGGTGGATTCTTTTTGTTCATCCCAATGTTACTTGTGGCTTATGGAGTATTCCGTTCGGATTTTTTTGATGTAAATGAACTTTTGTTTCAAAAGAATGGGATGTTCTATTTTCTATTTGCACTTTTATCCTTTGTTTTGATTTTTATTTCTTTCGGAGTTTCCTTTGGACTGTCTCCTGATGCTTACGAATCAGCGAAGTGGTATCCTTGGGGGATTCCTCCCGTAGTATCCGTGTTTGGTGCTGTGTTTTTGTCGATCATTGTTGCGGGAGCCAATCCATCGGCAAGGATCAACCAACTCTGTGCCTTTGCTCTCATCCTTACGGGATTTTATGTCATTCAGTCTGTTCCTTTAAAATTAAACATATCCTATGTGGTGCAACTTCGGATTTCGCAAATGACCTTTGTGGCTTTTTCTTTTGCACCAAGCATTATGGTGCGTTTGGTATTTGAAGCCATCGGTCAAAAATCTCCCAGATGGGTTCAAGGGATTGATTTACTCTGTGTGAGTGCAGCCATCCTTGCTCCATCTCCTTATCTGTTTGTCGGATATTTTGATTACCCTTGGTCAAGAGTTCATCATGGAGGACCTGCAGAACTCCTTGTGGGAATCAACGGTGCCATTGCTCTTGTTTTAGTATTAATTACTTTTTTAAGAAACAAAGGTTACATTAACTTTGCATCCAAATGGATCATTGGATCATTTTTATTATCCGCTGTTTTATTGTTAGCTGCTCTTTTGCCAAGTCATGGATTTCCCATCTATCCATTGGCGGATTTTCAATTTATACCCGCATTTTTACTCGGTTATGCGGTACTCCGACATGGGGCCTTGTCTTTGGAAGGAAGAACCATCCAACTCAGCCAAAGGCTTGCCAATTTAGGCCTCATTACCATGGCCATTGCAGCCATTTTGTATTTTCCTATGATTCGTGAACAATACGGAGTAGGAGAGTCTGCGTTCCATTTGACCATGATTGTAATCCCTCTTGTTTTGTTTAACTACCTAGTAGTTTACATAATGTCTCGTCCTCTGGCAGAAGAACTTGATATCAGCTATTTTTTGTTGGATTTAGAAAAACAAAAAGCAGATGAAGAAAGGGAAAAAGCCCTCATTGCCCAGGACAAAGCGGAAGAAGCAAGAGAAGAGTCAGAAAAGTTATTACTCAATATTTTACCCTATAAAGTCGCTCAAGAACTCAAACAAAAGGGAAGTGTGACACCTTCTCGAATTGAAAACGTCACAGTTCTTTTTACGGACTTCAAAGGATTTACGAAAGTCGCTGAAGGGATGGATGAACAAAGCCTAATTGAAGAACTTGATGCCTGTTTCACTCAGTTCGATGAAATCATTCTTAGAAACAATTTGGAAAAATTAAAAACCATCGGGGACAGTTATATGTGTGCTGGTGGTCTTCCTGTCGAAACGAGGACAAGTGCCATTGACGCTTGTTTGGCGGCCTTGGAAGTCCAAAGTTTTATGAACCAGTTGAAAGAAATCAAAACGACACTGAACTTACCATTTTGGGAACTTCGATTAGGGATTCATACTGGACCGGTTGTGGCGGGAGTTGTTGGACGATTTAAGTTTGCTTACGACATTTGGGGAGATACGGTCAACACTGCATCAAGAATGGAGTCTGGTGGAGAAACAGGTAAAATCAATGTTTCTAAAGAAACCTATGAACTCGTGAAGTATTTTTTTGTTACTGAATACCGAGGGAAAATTCACGGAAAAAATAAAGGGGATTTGGATATGTATTTTGTCCACCGCCTAAGACCTCGTTATTCGCAAGATCCTGATGGAAAGGCACCTAACCAGTATTTCCGGGAAGTGTATTCCCGGATCACTCATGGTGCCAATATCCGTTGGAAAAAAGAATCTTAA
- the dapA gene encoding 4-hydroxy-tetrahydrodipicolinate synthase, whose translation MFQGVYTAVITPFRQGKIDYDSYFKILENQIRSGVAGVVPCGTTGESPTLSYEEHKELIQKTVKVVAGKIQVIAGTGSNSTKEAIELTESACADGVDGILTVNPYYNKPTQEGMFRHFTEIANVSSKPVMLYNIPGRTNVNLLPETVARLAAHPNIAAIKEATGDLGQMAKVIAATPPDFDLLSGDDNLTLPVLSIGGKGVVSVVSNLFPRACVDMVSLYLRGDLEASKKIYYKLLPVFINAFIETNPIPIKAAMSWFGYCENELRLPMTSLSEGSAADAFKKTVFQLKEEGIV comes from the coding sequence ATGTTTCAGGGCGTTTATACAGCGGTCATCACCCCCTTCCGCCAGGGGAAAATCGATTATGATAGTTATTTTAAAATCCTAGAAAACCAGATTCGGTCCGGAGTGGCTGGTGTGGTTCCTTGTGGGACAACGGGGGAATCTCCCACCCTTTCTTATGAAGAACATAAGGAACTCATCCAAAAGACAGTCAAAGTTGTGGCGGGGAAAATCCAAGTCATTGCAGGCACTGGTTCCAATTCTACAAAAGAAGCCATCGAACTTACGGAGTCTGCTTGTGCGGACGGAGTGGACGGAATCTTAACGGTCAACCCATACTACAACAAACCCACGCAAGAGGGAATGTTTCGCCATTTTACAGAAATTGCCAATGTATCTTCTAAACCGGTCATGTTGTACAATATTCCAGGAAGAACCAATGTCAATTTATTGCCGGAGACGGTCGCAAGACTTGCGGCCCATCCAAATATTGCGGCCATCAAAGAAGCAACTGGTGATTTAGGACAGATGGCGAAGGTCATTGCCGCTACACCACCTGACTTTGATTTGTTGTCTGGTGATGACAACCTAACACTTCCTGTTTTATCCATTGGAGGGAAGGGAGTTGTATCCGTTGTATCCAATCTATTTCCACGCGCTTGTGTGGATATGGTTTCTCTCTATTTACGTGGCGACTTAGAAGCATCTAAAAAGATTTATTACAAACTTCTTCCTGTGTTTATCAATGCCTTCATTGAAACCAATCCTATTCCCATCAAAGCAGCAATGAGTTGGTTTGGGTATTGCGAAAATGAACTTCGTCTTCCTATGACTTCTTTATCCGAAGGATCTGCGGCCGATGCTTTCAAAAAAACTGTATTCCAATTAAAAGAGGAAGGCATTGTCTAA
- a CDS encoding CdaR family protein — MIVKLLGKVVRNWKAKLVSLIIASIFYVNLQNSKVLIKTINVPVDYPKLSGNLNYSKNPEKTIPVRVEGLKDVVNYYSQFMKAVIDPEDVQLGVTEVPIKKIVGVPSGVKVTKLKKTVPVEIESRGLKIVPLEVTFEGAPPANFEKLTQIVSPQKITLSGKPQDLEKITKVVLPEISLADKKEPFAKTVRIPDLPKGVNVLGSRDVTVNVNIIPLSYKTGEQTAAGIPIVCSGQDIRLDAELSEEQVAIRYFSLKPIRSAQILTGITAQVPCNYIFDPIKNKIIPELQPQVAKVRIIKNKDLKGIEILQISPEKIEIRYKVKEQNPDSDPTDDGTGMEGPGSVPSDRS, encoded by the coding sequence ATGATCGTAAAACTTCTTGGAAAAGTAGTTCGAAATTGGAAGGCAAAACTTGTTTCGCTAATCATTGCCAGTATCTTTTATGTGAATCTTCAAAACTCCAAAGTTTTAATTAAAACAATTAATGTTCCTGTCGACTATCCAAAGTTATCTGGTAATTTAAACTATTCCAAAAATCCTGAAAAAACAATCCCCGTTCGAGTGGAAGGTTTGAAGGATGTAGTTAATTATTATTCCCAATTTATGAAAGCTGTGATTGATCCAGAAGACGTTCAGTTGGGTGTAACGGAAGTGCCTATTAAAAAAATCGTAGGTGTCCCAAGTGGGGTAAAAGTCACCAAACTGAAAAAAACGGTCCCAGTTGAAATTGAATCCAGAGGATTAAAAATCGTTCCTTTAGAAGTTACTTTTGAAGGTGCACCGCCAGCTAACTTTGAAAAGTTGACTCAAATTGTAAGTCCTCAAAAAATTACACTCAGTGGAAAACCACAAGATTTGGAAAAAATCACTAAGGTTGTATTGCCTGAAATTTCTCTTGCCGATAAAAAAGAACCATTTGCAAAAACAGTTAGGATTCCAGATCTCCCTAAAGGTGTGAATGTCCTTGGATCTCGGGATGTTACTGTGAATGTAAATATCATTCCTTTGTCGTATAAAACTGGGGAACAAACTGCCGCAGGAATTCCTATTGTTTGCTCTGGACAAGACATTCGGTTGGATGCAGAACTTTCAGAAGAACAAGTTGCGATTCGGTATTTTTCTTTAAAACCAATTCGATCAGCGCAAATCCTTACCGGGATTACAGCTCAAGTCCCTTGTAATTATATCTTTGATCCTATTAAAAATAAAATCATCCCCGAATTACAACCGCAAGTTGCTAAGGTTCGTATCATTAAAAACAAAGATTTAAAAGGGATTGAAATTTTACAAATCAGCCCAGAAAAAATCGAGATTCGTTATAAGGTCAAAGAACAAAACCCTGATTCCGATCCGACCGATGATGGAACGGGAATGGAAGGTCCGGGATCCGTTCCTTCCGACAGGTCTTAG
- the cdaA gene encoding diadenylate cyclase CdaA, whose translation MDFFRGLYIIPWSKNYISISLDVLIVAFLIYKTYTTLRRTRGIQLLLGVGIIWISGSLAEYLGFELLEWILTNIRPALVFAIIVLLQPELRRLTGDLARIRLLRLFFLKPTFDLDPIVEAVRIMSQEKTGSIIVLVKDISLKDISENAVPMDAQVTSEILQTIFFKNSPLHDGAVIIEQNRIVCAASYLPMSSSVEIATLGARHRSALGLSEETDAIIIVTSEETGDITICFEGEMLHPVKPLELKALVSGLMSGTRRSKDDSLRKPKEKDTGVSI comes from the coding sequence TTGGATTTTTTTCGAGGATTATACATCATTCCCTGGAGTAAAAATTATATCTCCATATCATTAGATGTATTAATCGTCGCATTTTTAATTTATAAAACTTATACAACCTTACGTAGGACTCGTGGAATTCAACTTTTGCTCGGTGTGGGGATCATTTGGATTTCCGGAAGCCTTGCGGAATATTTAGGGTTTGAACTTCTGGAATGGATTCTCACAAACATTCGTCCGGCTTTGGTATTTGCAATCATTGTCCTTTTGCAGCCAGAACTTCGTCGTTTGACCGGCGACTTAGCAAGGATTCGACTTCTTCGTTTGTTCTTTCTCAAACCAACTTTTGATTTAGATCCGATTGTGGAAGCCGTTCGGATCATGTCGCAAGAAAAAACGGGATCCATCATTGTTCTCGTCAAAGACATAAGTTTAAAAGATATTTCTGAAAATGCCGTGCCTATGGATGCACAAGTCACATCGGAAATATTACAAACTATTTTCTTTAAAAATTCTCCCCTGCATGATGGAGCTGTCATCATCGAACAAAATCGTATTGTTTGCGCTGCCTCTTATTTGCCAATGAGTAGTTCAGTAGAAATTGCTACGTTAGGTGCAAGGCACCGTTCCGCTTTAGGACTTTCTGAAGAAACAGACGCTATCATTATTGTTACATCAGAGGAAACAGGAGATATTACCATTTGTTTTGAAGGGGAAATGTTGCACCCAGTCAAACCTCTCGAACTCAAAGCACTTGTGAGTGGGCTTATGAGTGGAACTCGTAGGTCGAAAGACGATTCTCTTCGTAAACCAAAAGAGAAAGATACTGGTGTGAGTATATGA